Part of the Pieris brassicae chromosome 5, ilPieBrab1.1, whole genome shotgun sequence genome is shown below.
gctttacagcatggtcacggtgaccacgcacgctaataatacatagcttcaaatcggtaaaaaagtgttttctttcaatcaTATTTTCAACTAAATTTGATCTTTTCTAAAAGAAGTAAAAGCCCTTAAGGATATGCGTTAAAAAATAGGTTTtcgcttgtaatttaatttttttaaatagttcagATACTACTCTACAATATAATTGGAAATTACGCGACACATTTTTCCAGGTTTTTATACAAATCAGAAAGACTTTACTTGATGCAGCTACACAACTGCTACACTACTTGTGCGAACTTAGGACAGGATTAATATTTAGTCTAACAACCAATAAACCAATCCAATAAGCCAAAATTACGTAAAACCCCTGACGCGGACTAAATTAGAATACATTGTGATCCGAGGAAAATCtgcaatgaataaaataacagttaTTTCGGTTTGGGACGATTTAATCTCATTTCGGTATTACGAAATTTCTTGTATGATAGACCATAATTTGCATAGGACGATCAAAGTCTTGTAAGAGTCTAATATATAGAATGTAACTGGTAACATTTCTATTTTCGTGTTAGCTATCCGATAGATTCATGTCTCAAGCAGCATTGaatgttttgtctttattactTTCGTGGAAATTTACgtaagaaataatgaaattaaaattctaatttttggTTTATATTACAATGCCTGTGCCTTCCGCGTTAGTTCAGTCATGGTGGGATCTTTTATAATCAtgcaaattaaataagtatcaATGTAGTGTAGGTAATGTGTGTAAGTAGCAATGTGTATGTAGTCAAAAGTAAATTTCTTACTAGTTATACAATTTCTTCCGGAGAATAATAGATATTGCGATTAAGGAATCGTATTTGGAAGCCTGTGttgttaatgaaaatatttatccagaactaataaatgtaaacattaATCACATGTAGTTCTAACAATGAAAGACATCACATTACCACACCATTAGCCGTTCTCCATCGGAGTAATTACggcattaatatattatacccAGTAGACCCTTACAATACTGAAGAATGGATTCCCGAAAATTAGGGTCTTATAGAATCTTGCCCTTGCGAAGCTGAACAATAGTAAGTCGAGCACACGTGTGATTTAGTTTCGGAAACCTTATTTAATTCCATTAAAATATACGGCCTCCATGTCATGCTTTTGTATTTTGGGTCGAAATTGGAAAATCTCAGGAAATGTTCGGATTGGTTCGACTTTAATACACAGaggaaaattaacaatttgtttCTGCTACTACAATACGTACACAGGAAAACGGTTGAAACTacttacattaatataatttgtttatttcgtaatcctatAGTTAACAAAGCATATGTATAAAACCAAACaatgaaactaaaaatatagccaaagatggaatacgaTATTTACAAAGAggtttaaacatttacaatagGGAAAACACAATAGAAATGATTCAATACATTTCACTAAGTAATACCTTATTTGGCtgtgatggtgtaaaagtgGGGTATATACCTGAAGGTGTGTATTTGGGGTAtactcatgatgcaggtgattttgcgctatggatattcttaataatcaCTTTAACCATAATCCGCGATAGCTTAAAAAATCGTGTcttaaatattggtcgttgtatgtccgggctgcgcgatacaaaactgaTTTTTTTGCATAGTGTTGATGTGAGGAACATGAAACAGAACTcattattataagaatttcgtaggaaattataattgtaagaatacatataaacaaattagtatataaatatatgttataacataatttagaaCTCATGATtcatgtgtgtgtgtgtttaatcgcttttatgtttttttcattCCGATTAATGTATACTATATCTTATGAAGCGCTTCTTGCGCTcaccttattttattttcaacggAAAGAATCGCTTGAAAGCGACATCGGAAAGCCcttcttattataatttgctaGATGGGCAACGAAGAGTTCAATAAAATAGTAACTAATGATATGAGCATGTGTTCATTCTTACGGAGCCGAGTGAGCAATATCCATTATCGGTGAGTCGTATATTGAACTAAACAATCGTCCAGTGTTAATCTgtgaaaatataatgtttctcCGTCAATTTCTAGCAGcaatgtttcatttatttattatttataagacctatattaaagaatatatataaaataggttagttaatatttcttaatgagTAAAAGTTGTGTTAGTTAAGTTGaaagattttaagtttttttagcggCCTAGTATTGGTCaaaagcctcctccatatTTTTCGCTTTCTTTTTTCTCAGATTTTTCTCAATGCATTGTTCAGATCTAATCTTGTTTTGATAGTCTTAGGTTGAAAgtgcatattttttaattattatgctATTAAACGTGGacctttcttatttttattattgtcctGTTCTtcgttatttatatgtaatggAGGGTGGTCGGGGACCAGCCGGATTGTGGAGTATTTTGTTAACGTGGTAATGTGTACggtattttctttgttttccgGTACGCTGtgtttagttttctttttttgttcaaTGCTTCATTTTCTGTATACTATTAAATACGTCATCGGTATGAATCtctataaattcaaaataccttttagttttgtattacAACAGACAACATATACACATCATTGATATTAAAACTGCAATTGTACATTCTCGTTAGTCGTAATCCTTTTCGATAgcgtaaaaacaaaatatttgtgtttcattTCGCGAGTTAACCATGTTTTTAATCCTTTACCCTGTCGGCTGTTATCGAGTGCGATTGCGACGGTTGATACGGACGGGATTATATTTATCCCCttgatattatttgtataatattcaaatgagTTTATTTACaaggtttaaatttatataaagatcGTATATATCTATAAGCTATTGtgttactattttaattaatatattgtaatatttcaaGACACGTTCAGGCTTAAGACATTAAGACAATCGCTTTATAGTACAATATCAAATAGTGAACAGAGCCCAGTGTTAACAAAGACGTTGCGCCTACTGAATGTTGTCTACGATACAAACGACATTggtaatattgtatatattatgtttttactaaactacattttatttcagtttCGACATCATCCTATTGGCTTAGgatagtgtatgtatttttacgaATAAATAACTAAGTTTAGACTATGAGTCCATCTCACTGGTACTAACCCAGTTTATGAAATGCCTAAATTTTCATATGCGATCACCCGCCTAGTTTGGAACTCATGTTTTtatcatgtattttttatataacagaagACAAACGGGCTGGAAGCTCACCTGTGATACCGCCATGGACAcctacattgccagaaggctcgcaaatgcgttgttttgagaattggtacgctcttttcttaaaggaccctaagtcgaattggtttggaattATTCAGTAGGCAGTTGGTGTGtgatgaatatatataatctgcCTTCAGTCAGTCCTTACAGCTCCCAAATAAAAGGTAGTAACATATTTTGGTAAGTATAATCGAATTTATATCAATTCAAATTTTCCGATCAAGTTGGTAGATAGCCGCGGTCGCTCGCAAATAAGACATGTTTGCAATTTTGTTGCTCCACTACAAAATGCTTCATCGCATTCCATTTTCGtatataaatacgtaataaacataagtttaaaaatattctatagttTGGTTTACCGGAAATAAGTAAAGAgagcatttttatattatttattaagttatcaCACTCCTCCTATCCTTGAATctttgatcctacccgtaggtctccgtctgttaccttaggtatCATGGTGCATATATCACAGCCACTTAACATAAtaagccgtttaactagcggcctgaaagatgttcAGCCAGTTTATCAAATAGTTAGGCAAATCACTGAGCGATATCGTTTCATTACATGCCTAGCCTGTTGTctgttaatttcatttaaattccACTTTCTGGTACTAtcaaactcgaaacgaaactcttcaagcagtcaatatggcgtcggcaaaccacaactttgatgTTGTCCaaagttttatgaaaaacaaCAGTACAATGGAAGAGTGtaatgacaataataatgtgaatttgacttaagcagtttaattttaaaagaaatatattttatgtcatatgttccatattttttatttctgccaaATAAGGACTCTATCGCACGAATGTCCCAAACTTAagccagccagtttattaaatgttgtaacaaacgctacggctgatTATCattcaggccgttagttaaacagcgccgtttaattaaaaggccatgctgttaattgaacggctaattaagctagttggctgcgacacaTACATCCCGTACTTTTTCACATATccactatttatgtgtttatgTATTACgttacgcaatttttggagattgaATGCTGcctaatttcaataaaatttatgtagaaaaatattagtCGTCATTGTGtacattaaaaactttatattaagtaaaaacatttatttttatatattttattacttattttacgacttaataattataatttggttCCGGGGGATGGTGCGGGAAGGACGGATGACCAAACGGCGGAGGTCCACGCGGGGGGAACTGCGGTCTGAATTGAGGTGGAGGGGGCCTCCATGGGGGCGGAGGTCTGGCCCCCGGTGGCGGTGGTGGGCCAAAGCCAGGGGGTCCGAACGGTGGAGGGGGGAAGTGATGGAATGGGGGCGGTGGTGGTGGCGGACCTGGTGGTGGAGGTGGGCCTGGCGGGGGCATCGAAGTTGGGGGCGGTGGGGGAGCAGACATCGGTAACGGGGGTGGGGGTCTGGCGTTCATTGGCGGCCCTGGTGGCGGCATTGGGGAAGGCGTTGGAGGCGGAGGTGGCGCCATCATCATTGGTCCCAAAATTGTTGGAGGTGCGTCCGCGAATAACTGATGAGGTCGGTCTGCGTGGGACAAGGGATTTTGCGCCGCCAGCaacctgaaataaaaatagggttcaatcaaaatattatctatacaaGTAAAAAAGGCAACACATTATCAAaacgaatttttaattaaattaaaattaatgttagaaatataaaaaaaatatataaaggttCTAATGTGGTTCGAGCGTGCGACTctgatccctgaggtcgttggttcgatccccggctgtgcaccaatggattttctttctctatgtgcgcatttaacatcagcTCGGAcggtgaggaaaccggcttgccttagccCCAAAAAGCCGAcggcgtgcatcaggcacagaaggctgatcacctacatgcctattcaatttacaaattatcattaaacagatacaaaaaacTGATACCCAGACctaaggttgtagcgccttttttttaaatttttttaatgtttatatacaacaagtaaatattaaaaaaaacaaccttTCAGCAGCTGATCCGTGCCTTTCTCCCTTAACATCCTTCTTAAATGCATATGAGACTGATATTGGCCGATTACAGAGATACTGATTGTTCATTGCCTCTATTGCTGCATCTGATGCTTCGAATGACGCAAAGTTTATAAATGCAAACGCCTTCGAGTTACCCGTTTCTGGATCTCGCATAACCtgatagaaaaacaaatgttttatcatagagataataaatgttttgatatAGAAACAAACCATCCGAGTAAGGCCAGATTGCCCCAGATAGTCGTAGACTATGAGAGGGAAATCTGGACTGTATGGTGACATGGTAAATAtactgtgtgtgtgtgtggttTTATTGCAGTaatgtgttaataataaatgtaatgggTTAATTTGTGACTGCAATGCCTTAAGGCTAacgtattaatatattatttagtaaaatattgtgaGTAACACAGTAATAACCATTTATGGTCTCTTGATTACAtcataaagaaattataatattactatcaGACATGACAGACATCCTGCATGATATTACAAGCTACaagtataataaacattagtACTAAAGTACCAACTGCAGCGCTATCTGCTGAGCtcatttgtgaatctaaaccatccagggtGCCACccaaacaaatacaaaaaaatccagccgtttaagagcaGTTCATAGaagaataatgtatatatatagtatgatAAAGTCTGCTCAGAAGTTATGAAAGATAAGcatgtacatattatatagtactggtataattttttcttattgagATCTCACACACACAATTAAACCATTATTTTTTGGATGATCGAAGGCCaaattctttttatatgtttaaacatgtttatgggttttattatttttgcaacataatttatataaggtTGGAAAGCATGACTCCTGAaggcttttaataaaaaaatatttaagtagacctACTTGTAATTTTAAGGCCTAAAGAGATATAAGATATAACTAAGGTCTTGAATAATGCCAGTAACTGTAATTTTTCCTAATTCAATATAAGTTAAGTATGCAGTTTAAACGTCTTACTATTTTCTTGGGTGGTTTGCCTTGTTATACATACAATGAAACATAGCTATCCATTTAACAATGATACTATATAATGTCAGAAAATATGCAATCTGTTCAGACTTCAAATATAAACAGTATATATATTGCCATATCAGCCCAGGGGCTTAACAGGCAACAAGGTtggttttgtttacaaaaccCTGTTTTACATTAATACTTTTCTTTTGCAAAATAGCAAAGTTGCTTTGGCATTTTGATCCCTTGTGTTACTCACCTTTGGTGTTTGCAGAATTACTCCAAATGCAGAGAATGTATCATACAAAAGTTTTTCATCAACTTCAGGATCCAGGTTGCCAATGAACACATTTGCACCCACATCAAGATTCTTTTGATGAGCTGATGCTTTATTAACCCTCACCGGCTTTCCATATAGTTTGATCATATTCATCACCTGGAATTTCATCATTGAAGAataatgatcctaatcctaaTCCATCCTAATATCAATTATCTCAAGACTTAAAAGTCagaaacttaatttattacttgtaATGTGCTCTTAAAATAGTGACcctaatattgaatattttttttgcatatttatattgtaaaaattatcaCTTCACTGCCTTAAAAATTTACTAGGTATGTACTATTGtaggtattattaaatactttttattggtGCAGACCataaatgtattgtatgtaatttagTGCTTGTTTGATTTGCTTACTTATAAGCTGATAACTATACAAGATTTATAATAACCAaccaataaaacattacaaattttattttgtgtcaACAAAACTAACAACAAACAACAGACATTCTTATTCATACCTATGAGAAGTTATAAGCAAAAAGATCCTACAACAATACTACATTCGTGTTTAAAATTAAGCAAATTAATTGGtatttgacaatatttttttcataaaatttatagaaaattttagTCAAATAATCCTAGAGAATAAAATAGATCTTGAAAGAGTAATTTTCAAACCAATAGTTtctgattaaaattattaagcaaCACATTCTTCAACTCTCTTTAGAATATAGCATATGTACATATACTAACTTTTATTGCATAATCAGCATCTTCTTCACCCATAAACTCCACAAAACCATAACCTTGGTGTGTTTGTGTCACTCGATCTTTTGGCATATGAACATTAACTAAAAccaaaagaaattaaacatggaattattattaaataaagatcaATAGTATTGGagactatatataaattaatatgttttaacttattaataacatcTTTTTACATTACACCATTACttcaatttgacagaaaaagacaaaaaaagtactttaattgtaaagtgCAATTTAGTGATTTGATTGACCCTTTTTCATAAGAAAAGGGGGTAAATCTCTTTATGTGCCTAAACTAATAATCCATAACAATAGAAATTTACTGTGACAGAGATAagcaaattttaaatgattagaaaagaaaaaattatttcctgatttatgaattaaaatatacatacccACAGGTCCAGATTGTACAAACAACTCCCATAGTAAACTCTCACTAACTCTGTCGTCAAGGCCACCCACATAGATAGTAGcatctgaaatattttcaaataatagtaTTAGTTACATTAAACATTGTAACATAAATGTAACtgataaaacaaacaaataattataacttgagtgatattttcaataaatgtatattaggATTTAAAAGTAGCACTCAATACAAAGTAATTATAgcattaaataacataaaatttaggCAAATGTTACTTTGAGGATTTCTGAAAACATTGAAATGCTAACTTAAAGCATATACCATAACCTCCAACTCGGTACGATACCTTGATTCCTTTCAGCAATAGGTCCGGCAGCCATAgtgattaaataaagatttactcaatattttacacatataacattttattttatataactaggAAATGTTACTATTTACAGCAATAGTAGAGTTCTATTGTTGTACTTTTACTGGTACGAGGTACTAAACGAAAATAACAGAATTCCTGGTCCTAATACGTCAAAAATCAAGACTCATAACAAGTAGGCGACGCCAAACCACAggtaatattacaaaaacagaTTACAAAACTATTAGACATGAAGCGTCTGTATCGCGTTGAAAGCGAGATTATGTGACGAACAACgcgtaatttaataatcaaaaaattctttatttgttcagatatatgtacaatacaattcagatagaggcctccctagtaagtcagagacctgtgacagggaagcttcgctcttctttaaatttacaaagtttaatcaaccaacacaattggtttaaaaaagaaaaataaataaacaaatatatgaatatattatgatgactatgtaatgtgtttgtgaaagacgaaacaaatgtgtgcgcgtgttgcatgaaaagatggattaaggaaaaaattatattagatgatttaacaatgcttctgttttgttgtagttaagtgtaccgagccaatggtttaaagttattttacatttatggtatgtaatattatgaaagctaagggttttatttaaactattatagagaTAAGCTGAGCGATTGTTGTATTGCTTACGTGCAAAGATTGTCTTGCAAATTGTgtagcttattatattatgttgggtCCTTTTTTGAGGTGTGTCTGTTTTATGTGGAGAGGTTGCGTGTCTCCTAAGGACACAACGGAGAATATAGAGCTGGCGTTTGGTCAGTAGTCTGCAAGACTTGTACAACTCTTCAGttggaaaacttttattttttagtaacattatttttataattgctctCTGAGCTCTTTCAAGTGCTAGAACTTTGGTTTTCGCACAACCACCCCACACTGTGATACAGTAGGTGATAACAGATTGAACTAATGTTTTATGCACGGTATATATGATGTTTGGTTCCGCTACATGACGTAGATTTCAAAAAATCCAGCTTAACCTACGTATCCCTTTTATTACTGCATCAACATGGGCGTGCCAGTttagattttggtcaataatcACACCTAAGTATTTAATCTATTTCACCCTAAGCAGCGTGTCACAGCCGCAGTCTTCACTACAATTGCAATTCagtttgtgtaattttatgttaagattGGAGGGGGGTTGGCTCTTATCACGTATAGCAAAAGTTATGAAGTTAGTTTTAGATGGATTAATAGTTAGCTGAGTGCTGGTTAAGTGCGCGTTAAGTTTGTGAAGATCCGCTTCAGCGTTTTTGTAAGTTTCCTCCCATGTACCCCCATAAAAAGTTAGTGCCATGTCATCAGCATAACAAGTGATGATACCTTTATTGATTTTGGTATTTCACATTTCATTGACATATATCAAGAACAGCGTTGGCCCTAAAACCGAACCGAACCGAACCGAACTTTATAACGGCTAGGATAGCATCTTCAGTACTACAATTTGACCGAAAACCAAATTGTGTTGGTGAGAGgagattgtatttattaaggtaGGATATTATTCTTGagttaatagttttttctaGGATTTTGGATATAGCTGTTAAGATAGAGATTGGACGGTAGTTACTGATGTCTTTTTTATCACCACTTTTGAAGACTGGATGGATAATTGAACTCTTAAGAAGACACCGgttttataacatacattgCATAGTTGAGAGATAATAGGAGAAAGTAATGGTGATGCTAGTTTTAAGAAGCGGTTggaaatattatctattccAGTTGCACTTTCTGatttaaggttttttattGTAGCAGAGATTTCATTGGGTTCAGTGTCAACAATTCCTGTTGATGTTAATTGCGTCTTATTGTTAGACTGGAAGTCGAAGTGTCTTGGGGTGGATGGTAGTTCTTTTGCTAATAGTTGACCTATATTtgcaaaatagttatttatatgagCAAGTGATGCTTCAATGGTAGGCTTTATTTGCATAAgttctaaattattgttttttgatttGTGTAGAttacttatttctttaattgcaTTCCAGATGGTTTTAGTATTATTGCTTGGTTTAGATAATAGGTCACGATAATACTTGCGCTTCagatttttgattaaattgttGCAGTAGTTACGATAACGTCTGTATGTTATCTGGAGTATGTCGTTACTAGAGTCTGCTTTAAGTTGGAATTGGAGTTTATTCCTGTGTCTTATGCATTTCAGAACACCGGGTGTAATCCAGGGCTTTAAACAACGCTTGGTTTTTGggatagtttttattttagtgtttgcCTCAATAATCTGTGTAATGATATCAGTCAGTTTTTGCGTTAAATCATTGGGATTATCGATTGTTAATAGATGAGAGAGGTCGGTTTGCGTCAGGGTGGATAGTGCACTATATTTACTAACTTCGGTCGCAGTCGTGTGTTTGAATATGTATAAGAACACAGCTGAGTCGTCAGttattgtagtttttaaaACGGCTACTTTTGCTGAAAAACATTTAGAGCAAGGTTAAGCATAGCATGATCTAGACAATTTTTGTCTCTGGTTGGTAAGCGGTGTCCTGGAATCAGCCCTAATCCCGAGAGGTGTGTTAGATAGTCAGTACCGTCCAAGTCAGTAGATTCatctaaaatgtttatattaatatcgcctagtattataatatttttagtcagGGAGTTATCTTCTAGGTATTTAGTCACTGATTCAgtaaatttctttttgttgCTGTTTGTATGTGATCGGTAGATTCCGAGTATGGTtaggttttgtattttgataAGCATGCCAGAAGCTCCGTATAAGTCTAGTTCTTGCTCGGAGTGTTCAATGTTATCTTTGAGATAAATAACTAAACCATCgttttgagtttatttttttgttgtatgatGGGCCTGATAGCCTTTTTTGATAGGGAGGGGTTTATCGTGGTGAAGTCTACATTCTGttagaataattatatctGGGTCTGTAGATAAATCAAGCAGCTCTAAGTTTAAATCTAAGTCATCCGAGTTCTTATAGACACTTCGTATATTTTGGGTTAGAATATAATATCCC
Proteins encoded:
- the LOC123709687 gene encoding splicing factor 3B subunit 4, which produces MAAGPIAERNQDATIYVGGLDDRVSESLLWELFVQSGPVVNVHMPKDRVTQTHQGYGFVEFMGEEDADYAIKVMNMIKLYGKPVRVNKASAHQKNLDVGANVFIGNLDPEVDEKLLYDTFSAFGVILQTPKVMRDPETGNSKAFAFINFASFEASDAAIEAMNNQYLCNRPISVSYAFKKDVKGERHGSAAERLLAAQNPLSHADRPHQLFADAPPTILGPMMMAPPPPPTPSPMPPPGPPMNARPPPPLPMSAPPPPPTSMPPPGPPPPPGPPPPPPPFHHFPPPPFGPPGFGPPPPPGARPPPPWRPPPPQFRPQFPPRGPPPFGHPSFPHHPPEPNYNY